Within the Enterococcus hirae ATCC 9790 genome, the region TGATGAAGGCGCACGCTCATTAGGAGAAGTAGCACTCGTTCCCGATCCTTCGCCAATTTCTCAATCGGGTATTATCTTTTACAATACGTTATTTGACGAAAACGCGTCGAATCACTTAGCTCTAGGATCTGCGTATGCCTTTAGTGTCGAAGGTGGTACTGAAATGACCGATGAAGAACTTGTGCAAGCTGGTCTTAACCGCAGTCAAACCCATGTTGATTTTATGGTTGGTTCTGACCAAATGAATATTGACGGTATCCGTGAAGACGGTTCTACTGTTCCAGTATTTAGAAATGGTGACTGGGCTTAATCTGATAAAACGATACAAAAAAAGAGGAGAAATCTTAAACGACCTCCAAAAGTTAGATTTTTGGTCTAACTTTTTGGGGTACTACAGACTTCTTCTCTTTTTTGTGATGATTATTTCTATTACAGACAACACTTTTCCCTGCTACTCACTGAAAGATGGTCGAATAAGCGATTTTTTGATCCTGTTGTTCAAGTTTTTTATAAAAATTATTTATACTATTTATCACGAAATTCTATTAATACATTTTCTGTTTTTTGATAAGATTGACAAAAACAACATTTATTATTAAAAATTAGAAAAAATGATGGAGAGATAGTATGCCTTTTATTGTTTATTTTTTTGTCTTACTATTAACGCTTTATATCCCTCTGCCAACTGCGTTATTGTTTTTTCATCGTTTAGCTAATCAACATGACCTGCTCACAACAATCCACAAATTCATTTTGCTATTTTTGGTTTGTTTAGATTATCGGTTCAGTTTCTACTGTATTTATCAATGTAAAATAAAGAAACAATACTACTTGTACCTTATCTTGATTAATATTATCGAATTAGGCATCCATTTTTATTTACTGGTCAAATACCAAACAGTTTGCTTAACTGTCATCACTTTGAGCCAGTTATTATTGCTTATTTGTATGTTTACCTTTCCTTTATCAAAAAAATTTAGAAAAGCTGTCTTTCACTCACCAGAAAAATCGAATGTAGCGTAGAAAACTATCTTGGTCCCACATAAACAAAAAAACCTGAACCACAACGGTTACAGGTTTTTAACGTTCCTGACTGGAATTGAACCAGCGACCTATCGCTTAGGAGGCGATTGCTCTATCCTACTGAGCTACAGGAACAAGTTCTCAATAGTATTATTTTAGCTTGTTTAAGGAGCACATGCAAGCTTCTCTTAGAAAAATCATTTTTCTTCCTAAGCAAAACGTTTCCACTAGCTTTTGACGAGTGATAAAATAGAGTTATCTAACAAGTGATGAGGGAGGTTTTATTTATGAATGACAAACCAAAAGAAGAAATATACGCTGAACGCTTTGATGCTTCTAAAAAAGAACGAGAACAACTATCAAAAGAAGCCATTAAACAGCATGAAGATGAAAAACCTCAGAAAAAAGAAAGTCGCAAATTCAAGTTTACTAAAAAAGAAGATTTGCTGTAGAGAAATGAGATAAATCAGTGGCAAAAAAGCAATCTGATTTTCAGAATGATATCGAAAAAATTTCAAAATAGCTTTTTATACGATAACGCCCTCCAAGAATTCGTCGAAAACCTTGGAGGGCGTTATATGTGTTGAGCAACAAATATTTTACGTTCATTTTAAAAATAATCATTTAGAATAGGTTGCTGACTTGGAAAGCATGGCGCCATTTCTAATAGAGCTTCAGTTGACAATTGGATGTGATTGTAAAAAACAAGTTCTTCCATCTGACGATACCCCATTAATAATTGAGTCATGCGTTGGATGGTGCCACTGATGGTTGGTAATTTTGTTTCTGTTACTTTTTCAATTTTCACCTCTGCATTTGATACAGTGATCTCAAAGATCCCTTCATTCCACTGTGCGTAAGGATCATCTGTTACTTCTAAAGCAAAAGTGAGCGCTTGTTTTTTGAAAGGATAGTCTTTCAAAAACAACTCAAGATCAACAATTCTGCCCATCATATATGGCGTGATCGTCATTTGTGCAAAAGGATTTTTAAGCAAATAATTTTGATCACTACCTGAATAACCACAAGCATAGTCAAAAGAAGCAAACGCCCCACTATGGGAACTAACAAACCTCACTAATCCTTGAAAGGCTTCATGACTCAAATAGCCCCATTCCACTACTACAAATGTTGGTGCCGTTAACTGGTAAACCACATATCCTGTTGCTTGACCAGATTCATCGTAATACAGCGCATAATGATTATCTGTCTTTTGCTTAAACTTATAAGTATACCACCAGTCTTCTCTACTTAATCCACCACGCTGATTTGCTGGCATTTGTTTATAAATCATTTCTATGACTTCTCTTGCTTGTTCAAAAGTCACTCGTTTCATTTTGCCAGCCGTCTTTTTCACGTTCGGTACATCTCGACTATCCAATTGATAATTGATTTTATCAAACAATTGCTCATAACCGTAGCGACGATAAAATGGGTAAGAAAATGGAGCAAGATAAGAAAGACTTACTTTTCTTTCACGGCAATCTTTTAAGATTTTTTCCATGATTTGATTGATCCCGCCTTGTCCCCTAGCTTCAGGATAAGATGCTACATAACCGATTCCTGCCATTAAATACTGTTGCCCATAAAATTCAACAGAAAAAGGCGTCGCCATTACTTGGCTAGTGAGTTGCTCTTCCTCGTCAAAAAAACCATAATTCCATGAATTTTCAACGATCAGTTTGAATCGTTCACGTCTTGCAGGTGTATCCTGCGCATTAAATGCATAGGTTGCTAGTTCAAACATCGCTTCTTGATAAGCAACACCAAGTTCTTTTACTTCATTTGCCATTTTTGTTACCCCTTCCATCAAAAACAATAAAAAATTGTGTCAAGTTCAGTGATCCAACCATAGTCACTTTATCAAAATAAAAATGTTATTTCAATAAATCACTATTTAGCTGAATCAACTGCTTCTTGCCACAATTAGTTTTTTACTAGTAAGTTTCTTCGATCATTACTAACATTTTTTTGAAGCGACGTTTTTTAAAATACATCAACATCGTTCCTAAAATCATATCATTCAATTTTTGTAGCATCCCATATGATTGCATTTGTTCCGTATAACGTACTTCGCAGGTTTTATCATCTAACGCTTTGATTTGATAATGGACGACATAATCATTTTTTGTGGTAGATGTTCGAAATTTATACGACTGATTTTCAATAACTTCCTCGATCTTGATGCGAGCGCGGCTATTTTGTGAGAATTGTTTGACGTATTCAAGGTTTTTAAGTTGTTTACGAGTAACCGATTTTCCAGTCGCTTTACGTACATCAAAAAGGACAGAGTCCATCACTTTATCATAGAAAAAGGATGCTGGAATATTTAAAGTTTTAACGATTTCCATTAGCTATTTTTCCCCTTTGCTTCTTCTCTTTTTTTCCCTTTTAAAAAGAAATGTATACCTAAACCTGCCAGAAATAGTCCTGTAGCCATACTATACAAATCATAGTTTTGCGAACTAGGATTTAAACAATACAATACGATCAGTGAACCAATACTACATAAAAATAAGCCGTTTTTCATCATTTTGAACCCTTCCTATCTTACAACCAGTTAAACTGCTGTTGCTTGAAAATATAAAACAGTGCCCCATGGTTGTGCTTTGATTAATGCTTTTGCTTTTTGTGCTGCTGCTTCTTTATCTTGTGCGCTCGTCTCAAAAAACAATTTGATCCCTTGTTTTTCTTTAAATGTATATGAAAAGCCATCTTCATTGTAACCTTCTAATAACTCTTTGATAGCATCTTGTTGCATGGCACTTGCGATTGAAATCATTTTAGTTCCTCCTAGATTATTGTTTAGAGAGCAGAAGCAAAAAATGCTTCTGCTCATTGATTTTTATTGTTCGCCTGCTGCTGGATCCATCTTATTCGCTGAGATAACGAACGGTGCCCAGATCAAGAAAGTCACGATCATACATACTAATGTCACGATTGGCGCACGCCAGTCTGCTCCGGTAGCTAGGAACGAGAGTAAGAATGGTGGAACAACCCATGTGACTTGTTGCGATACTGGGGCGACCAAACCAAAGTAAGTTGCTCCCCAACCTATAGCTGTTGCAACAACAGGTGCTAATAAGAATGGGATGAACATGATAGCGTTCAATACAATCGGCAAACCAAACATAACTGGTTCATTGATGTTGAAAATACCAGGTCCGATCGACAATTTAGCAACTGTTAAATAATCAGCACGTTTAGAAAGGAGTAAAATAGCAATCAATAGAACGATCGTACCACCAGAACCCCCGAACCAAGCGAAGGCATCAAAGGATCCACGAACCCACATATAAGCCTTACCATCTTCAATTGCATCTAAGACTGCAGGTGTTCCTGTTTTGCCATTGTAACCTTTTTGGAAAATATCGATATTGATCAATTGTGCTTGACCCCAAATTCCTTCTAAAACTGGAGCTAACACGTTTGGTCCATGAATACCAAAGAACCAGAAGATCTGAACAAAGACCGTAACGATCAAAACAGCACCGATCCCTTGAGATAATCCCAAGAAAGGTTCAGCGATATATTTTTGAACTAAATCAATGATCAATTGTCCGTCAGCGATACGACCAACGATATAATTAATAATAGCAATGACATATAAAGCGATCGTTGCTGGCAGAATTGCGGCAAAAGCCTTCGATACTGCTGGTGGTACAGAATCTGGCATTTTGATCGTAATGTTGGCTAACATTAATTTACAGAAAATAATGACAGAAATAGCACCCATGATCATGACTGTGAAATAAGAGTTTCCATTTAAATGATCAAGTTTTAGCCAACCCCAAAGACCAACAGATAAATTTCCATCCGCGATCGTTGCCCCTAATTCTGTTCCATTGATGGCATCAACGATATTTTGCGGAACATTCACGTTCAAAGCGGCTGACAATGAAGGACCAAAAGAAATTCCTTGGATCAAAGTTGCCAGACCAACGATCCCTCCGGCTAGGTCATTGACCCCATAAGCTCTCGCAAGATTGTATCCCCAAGAAAAGGCAAAAATCAAGCCGGCAATTGCTAAAGTTCCATTCCATACAAATCCATTAATTCCAATAATAACATTTAATACTGCAAAAATTCCTTTGTCCGCTGCTAAACTATCTGCATACGTACTATTAAATTGCTGTGGTAAATCTCGAATAATTGCATTGATCATTACAGCGACTGATCCCGCCATTGTTGCAGGTAAAGTACCGATAAAAGCGTCACGCAAAGCAACTAAATGTTTCTGCGCACCAATTTTTGCGGCAACCGGAAGGATGTATTTCTCCATCCAATTTGTTAATCCGTTCATTTTTATATCCTCCTATAAGTTGTTTATATAAAGAATTGCTTCCTCATACCAAATTAAAAAAATCCGTTCAAAATTTTTTCTTCTTCCGTTCAAAAAAGAAGGTTCTATTTTCGTTCATCTGTCTTTATTCGACATTGATTCTTCGGTAAAGTTCAATAAGTTCTTCTGCTAAATCAGTAAAAGCAATCGACGTCATTAAATGGTCTTGACTGTGTACGGTCAATAACGTGACCTGAACATGGTTTCCTTGTGCTTCTTGTGTCAACATTTGCGTCTGTGAATGATGGGCTTGGACTAATGATTCCTTTGCATCCATTATTTTTTGATCCGCTAACTCGAAATTACCTTTTTTAGCCGCAGAAATCGCTTCCATTGCATCGCTCTTGGCATTACCACCAAACATGATGAGTCCCATGATGGCTTCGAGATTTTGTTGATCTTCCACATTTTTTCCTCCATTTCCTATAGATTTATTGCATCAAATTTTCGGCTTGTTCTAGTACTTTTGCACCATTCATCATGCCGTAATCTTGCATATTGATTACATCTAGCGGAATCCCTTTCGGTGCTAATTTTTGCTCAAATTGAGCTTTCATAAACCGGACTTGAGGTCCTAAAAGTAAGACATCGACATTTTTTGCTTCAAGATTATTATCAGCGTCTGAAGCTGAAACAGCAAAAATATCTGCCTCCATTCCTTTTTCTTCTGCAGCTTTTTGCATTTTCGTAACTAGCAAACTTGTACTCATCCCCGCAGAGCATACTAACATAATCGTTTTTTTCGCCATTTTCTCCACTCCTTTTAATTTGTTTTACACATTTTTATAATGCAAGAAGCATGCCAAACAAAAAAAGAACCAAAATAGCGTTTTCATAGCCTTTGGTCCTTCTTTTCTGTGCGCACACTGGTGATATCTGTGTAAAAAAATAGATTAGTGTGTTTTATTTTTTAATTTTATTTTCAATAAACATTTGCGTTAAGAAGGCAATCTCATTTTCTGGGATATTCACCTGATATTTCCGTTCCAATCCAATAAGATTCGTTCGAACGATGTCCATTTCTAAACGATAAATTTTTGAGAAAGTAGACAGATTCTCAAATTCTCGGGTCTTCTCATGCTTGATCAGTCCATCCAGTAAAAAGGCTAAATGAATCACGATCCCAATATCTACTCCTGGCTCTACTATAATTGAGAGATCCGTTTGGATTTGCTGGATGTTTTTTTGTAAAGAATGGATCAAAAGCTCTACCGAAGAAATCGAATTTAAAGAATCTTTTAATGAATCAACGATTTTGGCAGTTGGAACTTCATCATCAGCGATCCGCTTGAGCATATTCAATTTCTCATCGTTGAAGACATCATACGCTGAGAAAAACGGAATATTTTGGTAATCCACATCTACCGTGCCCGCAATGGCTTTGATCTCATATTCTTCTAATAATGCATCAATGTGTCGCTTAAATGATTCTCGTTCTAAAAACTGCATTTGGATCACTTCGACCTTTTTCTGGTCGATTACAGGAACAATCCGTTGGTATAATTTAGCTGCTACACCTTCCCCAGTAAAACAAGTAACGATCACCGCTTTTTTACGTTCATAGGTCTCAGTTTGTTCTTCTTTGAATTGGTCCTTGACGATCGTTTCAAAGGAAATCTGGATACTTTGATAGATATCTTCCAAGCTCCGCCCAACATTCGCCATCCGTAATGCCTCAATCACGATCATCGTACTACTCATTGTAATTGCTTTCGTTTTGATTCCAGTCTCTTCAAAAATCAAGTCAGCAAAGGTATTTAAAGAACCCATATCCGTCAGTAAGATCAATCCATTCGTCAGACTTG harbors:
- a CDS encoding GNAT family N-acetyltransferase, whose translation is MANEVKELGVAYQEAMFELATYAFNAQDTPARRERFKLIVENSWNYGFFDEEEQLTSQVMATPFSVEFYGQQYLMAGIGYVASYPEARGQGGINQIMEKILKDCRERKVSLSYLAPFSYPFYRRYGYEQLFDKINYQLDSRDVPNVKKTAGKMKRVTFEQAREVIEMIYKQMPANQRGGLSREDWWYTYKFKQKTDNHYALYYDESGQATGYVVYQLTAPTFVVVEWGYLSHEAFQGLVRFVSSHSGAFASFDYACGYSGSDQNYLLKNPFAQMTITPYMMGRIVDLELFLKDYPFKKQALTFALEVTDDPYAQWNEGIFEITVSNAEVKIEKVTETKLPTISGTIQRMTQLLMGYRQMEELVFYNHIQLSTEALLEMAPCFPSQQPILNDYF
- a CDS encoding DUF3188 domain-containing protein translates to MMKNGLFLCSIGSLIVLYCLNPSSQNYDLYSMATGLFLAGLGIHFFLKGKKREEAKGKNS
- a CDS encoding DUF3284 domain-containing protein → MEIVKTLNIPASFFYDKVMDSVLFDVRKATGKSVTRKQLKNLEYVKQFSQNSRARIKIEEVIENQSYKFRTSTTKNDYVVHYQIKALDDKTCEVRYTEQMQSYGMLQKLNDMILGTMLMYFKKRRFKKMLVMIEETY
- a CDS encoding PTS sugar transporter subunit IIB yields the protein MAKKTIMLVCSAGMSTSLLVTKMQKAAEEKGMEADIFAVSASDADNNLEAKNVDVLLLGPQVRFMKAQFEQKLAPKGIPLDVINMQDYGMMNGAKVLEQAENLMQ
- a CDS encoding PTS sugar transporter subunit IIC, whose translation is MNGLTNWMEKYILPVAAKIGAQKHLVALRDAFIGTLPATMAGSVAVMINAIIRDLPQQFNSTYADSLAADKGIFAVLNVIIGINGFVWNGTLAIAGLIFAFSWGYNLARAYGVNDLAGGIVGLATLIQGISFGPSLSAALNVNVPQNIVDAINGTELGATIADGNLSVGLWGWLKLDHLNGNSYFTVMIMGAISVIIFCKLMLANITIKMPDSVPPAVSKAFAAILPATIALYVIAIINYIVGRIADGQLIIDLVQKYIAEPFLGLSQGIGAVLIVTVFVQIFWFFGIHGPNVLAPVLEGIWGQAQLINIDIFQKGYNGKTGTPAVLDAIEDGKAYMWVRGSFDAFAWFGGSGGTIVLLIAILLLSKRADYLTVAKLSIGPGIFNINEPVMFGLPIVLNAIMFIPFLLAPVVATAIGWGATYFGLVAPVSQQVTWVVPPFLLSFLATGADWRAPIVTLVCMIVTFLIWAPFVISANKMDPAAGEQ
- a CDS encoding PTS lactose/cellobiose transporter subunit IIA, with the protein product MEDQQNLEAIMGLIMFGGNAKSDAMEAISAAKKGNFELADQKIMDAKESLVQAHHSQTQMLTQEAQGNHVQVTLLTVHSQDHLMTSIAFTDLAEELIELYRRINVE